A genomic stretch from Aedes albopictus strain Foshan chromosome 2, AalbF5, whole genome shotgun sequence includes:
- the LOC134288910 gene encoding uncharacterized protein LOC134288910, translating to MLEQYKTLYLAEKQKNQQQPSMPDICGSKGAYPKMKAVENADERPASSTPKPTGERQDDTEKLHKLMSHSATDGSGEDVQAGQRPTTDGVFGLRQGIFRRSNVPAVGNASFATGIQRTRSPNDTVPDGTPIGSVDHPAVLQMRPEPAIFPVAVGPTPQQLAARQILPRDLPSFSGNPADWPVFISQYTYTTEACGYSDGENMIRLQRCLKGAAWEATRSRLILPASVPHVIESLRMRYGRSELLIESLIERVRSTPSPKADKLDTIIEFGTKIQTLCDHITAANLLDHLGNPTLLKDLVEKLPAEYKMRWATYRRNRPLVNLQTFGEYMEEVVADACSVSSYGGSESERFAKREKGRTPDRTLLHSDAGGNSNTLAKSYSNRPIDSSNSFECAICKKIGHRVRDCTTFKALAIDERWKRVQSLGLCRTCLYNHARRSCRITNRCGVNGCLTRHHPLLHSTPKDTTTSNVPAPLDHHFHNRDLPSLLFRIIPVVLYSGANKVATYAFLDEGSNISMIERQLAATLKVTGYRHPLCLKWTGNVTREESDSQRITIEISGTNQRAPRYIMTDVGTVDSLDLPRQSLPIEKLAERFGNLRGLPIQGYHSVTPQLLIGVDNLKLAVPLKVREGNVGGPVAVKTRLGWCVYGGHRDEGQLSVNYHVCECSDGDSLDKILKAYFSLEEAGIQPTGAGVTAEDERALQILEQTTHYANNRYESGLLWKYDDFEFPDSYPMAVKRFECLERRLAKDPTLNENVRKQIHEYEQKGYAHRASPEELNTADLRRVWYLPLGAVTNPRKPGKVRLIWDASAKVDGVSLNSMLLKGPDQMTLLPAVLFRFRQYPVAVSADIKEMFHQVRIRPEDRHSQRFVYRADPTAPLETYLMDVATFGSTCSPATAQFVKNTNANRFTQEYPRAVEGIIHNHYVDDYLDSFATTEEAAQVASRVKEIHQHGGFEIRNWCSNQRVVLEQLGEVKKQTVIDLTSGTDKQSERVLGIMWDTQDDEFRFSTSLPDDITHLRMLDTKPTKRQLARCVMSFFDPQGFLAPYLIFGKVLLQDTWREGIGWDEQICDGTFERWKHWLEMLDIINQVNIPRCYFSMGDLTTLDIHTFVDASEIAYSCVSYFRIANPYGPAEVAFVAAKTKVAPVKPTTIPRLELMACVLGVRLAKFVVDGHSLPVRKQFFWSDSEVAMSWINADPRKYRPFVAFRVGEILEKSNREEWRWVSSKLNPADEATKWGSGPYFDKNSIWYSGPEFLRHSELQWPPRKTYDKVTDDIRVCYAHRNLEIPEQLLDVERFSSWKRMLRVMAYVCRFVNNCRTSNTGQERKIDHLTQLELQKAEECLFRAVQWDSYADELVILTKNQRLPVQKRQPLEKTSALYKISPILDAAGVLRMDSRISAAQRIPAEMKFPVILPKRHRLTMLLLKDLHCKLLHANNEAVVNEARQRYYIAHLRTQVRRVSKECQMCKIRNAQPSIPRMAPLPSARLSSYVRPFTYCGLDYFGPLLVKVNRSHVKRWVAIFTCLTIRAVHVEVIHTLSTESCIKGVRRFISRRGSPAEIYSDNATCFHGADRLLREQINKGLAAEFTSTQTSWKFIPPGTPHMGGAWERLVRSIKVALATLQDGSQKLDDESLLTFLAEAEGIVNCRPLTYLPLDSIEQEALTPNHFLLGSSSGVRLPIVQTDNEVSLLKGSWTAIQKYLDIFWRRWTREYLPTLTKRTKWFGDVKPVQPGDLVLIIDDTKRNGWIRGRVLEVLTAKDGRVRQAIVQTAGSAPARKPISKLAVLEVFKDAGTKDIIGSTRGEDVAKLATQSGRNRNERILDRSEE from the coding sequence ATGCTCGAGCAGTACAAGACGCTGTACTTAGCAGAAAAGCAGAAAAACCAGCAGCAGCCATCGATGCCGGATATTTGTGGCAGCAAAGGAGCATACCCGAAAATGAAGGCCGTCGAGAATGCGGATGAGCGTCCTGCATCATCAACCCCGAAGCCGACTGGGGAAAGGCAGGATGACACCGAGAAGCTACACAAGCTGATGTCGCATTCAGCAACTGACGGATCGGGAGAAGATGTCCAAGCCGGCCAAAGGCCAACTACAGATGGCGTATTTGGGTTACGCCAAGGCATCTTTCGGAGAAGCAACGTCCCAGCCGTTGGTAACGCGTCATTTGCCACCGGAATCCAGCGAACAAGAAGCCCAAATGACACGGTACCTGATGGTACACCTATTGGGAGTGTTGACCATCCAGCCGTTCTTCAGATGCGGCCTGAACCCGCCATATTCCCAGTAGCAGTCGGTCCCACGCCTCAACAGCTTGCAGCTCGTCAAATTCTACCCCGAGATctaccaagcttctccggaaacccCGCGGATTGGCCTGTATTCATCAGCCAATACACGTATACGACCGAAGCGTGCGGCTATAGTGACGGCGAGAATATGATTCGCTTGCAGCGCTGCCTGAAGGGTGCAGCCTGGGAGGCTACAAGAAGCCGCCTGATTCTCCCCGCTTCTGTACCCCACGTCATTGAGTCGCTTCGTATGCGCTATGGGCGGTCCGAGCTGCTGATTGAGTCGCTGATTGAGAGGGTCAGGAGCACACCAAGTCCCAAAGCGGACAAGCTGGACACCATCATCGAGTTCGGTACGAAAATTCAAACCTTGTGTGATCATATCACAGCGGCGAACCTTTTGGATCACCTCGGCAACCCGACCTTACTGAAGGATCTGGTTGAAAAGCTGCCGGCGGAGTATAAAATGAGATGGGCGACGTACCGGAGGAATCGACCGCTGGTGAATCTCCAAACGTTCGGCGAGTATATGGAGGAAGTCGTCGCCGATGCATGCAGCGTATCGTCATACGGAGGAAGTGAGAGCGAAAGGTTCGCAAAGCGTGAAAAGGGAAGGACACCCGACCGAACTCTTCTTCATTCCGATGCCGGGGGAAACAGTAACACGTtagcgaaaagttacagcaaccgGCCCATAGATTCCAGCAACAGCTTCGAGTGTGCGATTTGCAAGAAGATCGGACATCGTGTGAGGGATTGTACGACATTCAAGGCACTAGCAATCGACGAACGTTGGAAAAGGGTTCAAAGTCTCGGATTATGCCGAACTTGCTTGTACAACCATGCCAGACGATCGTGTCGTATCACCAATAGATGTGGGGTGAACGGTTGTCTAACTCGTCACCATCCCCTCCTACATTCCACCCCAAAAGATACAACGACTTCCAACGTGCCGGCACCACTGGACCACCATTTCCATAACCGAGACCTTCCATCCTTGTTGTTCCGTATAATTCCTGTCGTTTTGTACAGCGGAGCGAACAAAGTAGCTACGTACGCTTTTCTGGATGAAGGGTCCAATATTTCGATGATCGAACGGCAGTTAGCAGCGACGTTGAAGGTAACTGGCTACCGGCATCCGTTGTGCCTTAAATGGACTGGTAACGTGACGAGGGAAGAGAGTGATTCGCAGCGGAttacgatagagatttcgggcacCAATCAACGAGCACCGAGGTATATTATGACCGATGTTGGAACCGTGGACTCCCTCGACTTGCCCAGGCAAAGTTTGCCGATCGAGAAGCTAGCCGAAAGGTTCGGGAATCTGCGAGGTCTGCCTATTCAGGGGTATCACAGTGTTACACCTCAGTTGTTGATTGGAGTCGATAACCTTAAACTGGCAGTCCCACTCAAGGTAAGAGAAGGCAACGTGGGCGGCCCGGTTGCCGTGAAAACAAGGCTTGGATGGTGCGTATACGGAGGTCATCGGGATGAAGGACAGCTGTCCGTCAACTACCACGTCTGCGAGTGTTCAGATGGTGATTCCCTTGACAAAATATTAAAAGCATATTTTTCGCTTGAAGAAGCTGGAATACAACCGACCGGCGCCGGAGTAACTGCGGAAGATGAGCGCGCCTTACAGATCCTCGAACAAACTACCCACTATGCCAATAATCGATACGAATCGGGTCTGTTATGGAAATACGACGATTTTGAATTTCCTGACAGCTACCCTATGGCTGTCAAGCGGTTCGAATGTCTGGAGCGCAGATTGGCCAAAGATCCAACACTCAACGAAAATGTTCGGAAGCAGATCCACGAGTACGAACAAAAGGGGTACGCACACCGCGCGTCACCTGAGGAGCTGAACACCGCTGACCTTCGTCGCGTGTGGTATTTGCCGCTGGGAGCCGTTACCAACCCTAGAAAACCCGGAAAGGTGCGACTCATCTGGGACGCCTCAGCAAAAGTTGATGGCGTCTCTTTGAACAGTATGCTACTGAAAGGGCCCGATCAGATGACACTTCTACCTGCGGTACTTTTCCGGTTCCGGCAGTATCCAGTCGCCGTAAGCGCCGACATCAAGGAAATGTTCCATCAGGTACGAATTCGGCCAGAAGATCGACATTCTCAACGGTTTGTGTATCGAGCTGACCCAACGGCGCCGCTGGAAACGTACCTGATGGATGTGGCCACTTTCGGATCAACTTGCTCCCCCGCTACAGCGCAATTCGTGAAGAATACGAACGCCAACCGATTCACACAGGAATATCCCAGGGCAGTTGAAGGAATCATCCACAACCACTACGTGGATGACTACCTTGACAGCTTTGCTACTACTGAAGAAGCTGCTCAAGTCGCGTCACGGGTAAAAGAGATCCATCAACATGGTGGATTCGAGATCAGAAATTGGTGCAGTAACCAACGAGTCGTCTTGGAACAACTTGGAGAGGTCAAGAAACAAACCGTCATCGATCTTACCTCCGGTACCGATAAACAGTCGGAACGGGTCCTTGGAATTATGTGGGATACACAAGATGACGAATTCCGATTCAGCACTTCTTTGCCCGACGATATAACCCACCTGCGAATGCTTGACACCAAACCGACTAAACGGCAACTGGCGCGGTGCGTCATGTCGTTTTTCGATCCTCAAGGGTTTTTGGCGCCATACCTGATATTCGGGAAAGTTCTGCTACAAGACACCTGGCGCGAAGGAATTGGTTGGGATGAACAGATTTGCGATGGAACGTTCGAGCGATGGAAGCACTGGCTAGAGATGCTGGACATAATCAACCAAGTGAACATACCGAGATGCTACTTCTCCATGGGTGATCTTACAACTCTGGACATCCACACGTTCGTGGACGCAAGCGAAATAGCGTATTCGTGTGTTTCGTATTTCCGGATAGCGAATCCCTACGGACCAGCAGAGGTGGCATTCGTAGCAGCGAAGACCAAGGTAGCTCCCGTCAAACCAACAACCATTCCCCGTCTGGAACTCATGGCTTGCGTACTCGGAGTACGGCTAGCCAAATTCGTGGTCGATGGACATTCTCTTCCAGTTCGGAAACAATTCTTCTGGAGTGACTCCGAGGTCGCAATGAGTTGGATTAACGCGGATCCCCGGAAGTATCGTCCTTTTGTTGCTTTCCGAGTAggcgaaattttggaaaaatctaaCCGCGAGGAATGGCGCTGGGTGTCATCCAAGCTAAACCCGGCCGACGAAGCAACCAAGTGGGGATCAGGACCGtatttcgacaagaacagtaTTTGGTACAGCGGACCTGAATTTCTTCGTCACTCTGAACTCCAATGGCCACCGAGGAAAACCTACGATAAGGTGACGGACGATATACGCGTCTGCTATGCTCATCGCAATCTAGAAATACCAGAGCAATTGCTGGACGTCGAAAGGTTCTCTTCATGGAAAAGGATGTTACGTGTGATGGCCTATGTTTGCCGATTCGTGAACAATTGTCGAACGTCAAATACTGGTCAAGAGCGGAAAATCGATCACCTGACGCAGTTGGAGTTGCAGAAAGCTGAGGAATGCTTATTTCGAGCTGTGCAATGGGATTCGTACGCGGACGAACTAGTTATTCTGACCAAGAACCAACGCCTACCAGTGCAGAAGCGCCAACCATTGGAAAAGACAAGCGCTCTCTACAAAATATCGCCGATACTAGACGCAGCGGGAGTTTTGCGGATGGACAGCAGGATTAGTGCAGCTCAACGTATCCCTGCTGAAATGAAATTCCCTGTCATCTTGCCGAAGCGACATCGCTTGACCATGTTGCTTCTGAAGGATCTTCATTGCAAGTTGTTGCACGCCAACAATGAAGCTGTCGTCAATGAAGCACGGCAACGCTATTACATAGCGCATCTACGGACACAAGTACGACGAGTGTCGAAGGAATGTCAGATGTGTAAGATACGCAATGCGCAGCCATCAATACCGCGAATGGCTCCCCTTCCAAGTGCTAGGCTATCCTCTTACGTTCGTCCTTTCACTTACTGTGGTCTCGACTACTTTGGACCCCTGTTGGTGAAGGTCAACAGAAGTCATGTCAAGCGTTGGGTGGCTATATTCACATGCCTAACAATACGGGCCGTTCATGTGGAAGTTATCCACACGCTTTCAACCGAATCATGTATCAAAGGGGTACGCAGGTTCATCTCTCGCCGGGGAAGTCCCGCCGAAATCTACAGCGACAACGCTACTTGTTTCCATGGCGCCGACCGTCTTCTGAGGGAGCAGATCAACAAAGGACTTGCTGCGGAATTCACCAGCACCCAAACCTCATGGAAGTttattcctccaggcactccacACATGGGGGGAGCCTGGGAGAGACTGGTGAGATCGATTAAGGTTGCTCTGGCCACACTCCAAGACGGTAGCCAGAAATTGGACGACGAGTCTTTACTGACTTTTTTGGCGGAAGCAGAAGGTATCGTCAACTGCAGACCACTCACATACCTGCCTCTGGACTCGATCGAGCAAGAGGCCTTAACCCCGAATCATTTTTTGTTGGGCAGTTCTTCGGGGGTTCGTTTACCAATTGTGCAGACAGACAACGAAGTATCTCTTTTGAAAGGTTCGTGGACAGCCATTCAGAAATATCTGGACATCTTTTGGAGACGCTGGACTAGGGAATATCTCCCAACTCTAACAAAACGCACGAAATGGTTTGGCGATGTGAAACCTGTCCAACCCGGGGACCTGGTCCTGATAATTGATGACACCAAGCGCAACGGATGGATACGTGGACGGGTACTAGAGGTATTAACAGCCAAGGATGGACGAGTACGCCAAGCTATTGTGCAGACTGCTGGAAGTGCACCTGCTAGGAAACCCATTTCAAAATTGGCGGTTCTGGAGGTATTCAAGGATGCTGGAACCAAGGACATCATAGGTTCCACCAGGGGGGAGGATGTTGCGAAACTGGCA